From Verrucomicrobiota bacterium, the proteins below share one genomic window:
- a CDS encoding sugar ABC transporter permease: MRAIENSRLYPWLLLAPALMFFAIWNLLPLFWMVGMSFYNYSLTLGRPPRFVQFRNYLDYLDNIDLWLAFSRTFTFVFFSVTLTTLLGALIGTLYWGSTRMPGRRLALTLLFSPMILTPAAIGTFFRLNYDPTFGVIGYLTRLITHTNVEYLGTEGLAFAALVAVDVWMWTPFMVLITLAALGSVPKAELEAAEIDRLSLWNRFRHVILPHARFILVLGIILRTIDAFKVTDLVYQLTRGGPGGTTEVIGVMMFRRAFEAFSIGWTSGVAVITLLTAISFTALFLYLLNLHRRKHSA, translated from the coding sequence ATGCGTGCGATCGAGAATTCCCGCTTGTATCCATGGCTCCTCCTTGCGCCGGCGCTCATGTTTTTCGCGATCTGGAATCTCCTGCCGTTGTTTTGGATGGTGGGCATGAGCTTCTACAACTATTCGCTGACGCTTGGGCGGCCGCCGCGTTTTGTCCAGTTTCGTAACTACCTGGATTACCTCGACAACATCGACCTGTGGCTGGCGTTCAGCCGCACGTTTACCTTCGTCTTTTTCAGCGTAACGCTCACCACGTTGCTCGGTGCGCTGATCGGGACCCTCTACTGGGGAAGCACACGAATGCCCGGCCGGCGCCTCGCATTGACGCTCCTGTTTTCCCCGATGATCCTCACGCCTGCGGCCATCGGCACCTTCTTCCGGCTTAACTACGATCCGACGTTCGGGGTGATCGGTTATCTGACGCGCCTCATCACGCACACCAACGTGGAATACCTCGGCACTGAAGGTTTGGCGTTTGCCGCCCTGGTGGCGGTCGATGTCTGGATGTGGACGCCGTTCATGGTCTTGATCACGCTGGCTGCGCTCGGGTCGGTGCCGAAAGCAGAACTCGAGGCTGCCGAGATCGACCGGCTCAGCCTTTGGAATCGGTTCCGGCATGTGATCCTGCCGCATGCCCGCTTCATCCTGGTGTTGGGCATCATCCTTCGCACCATTGACGCTTTCAAAGTGACGGATCTGGTTTACCAACTGACCCGGGGCGGTCCCGGCGGTACGACCGAGGTAATCGGCGTTATGATGTTCCGGCGGGCCTTTGAAGCCTTCAGCATCGGGTGGACCTCGGGCGTCGCGGTGATCACCCTGCTCACGGCAATTTCTTTCACCGCCCTCTTTTTGTACCTCTTGAACCTTCACCGGCGGAAACACTCGGCATGA
- a CDS encoding carbohydrate ABC transporter permease — MSSRQNWKTYAYWGVLWLVALVYFFPVLWIILSAFKTKEDLLSIPPKWLFQPTLANFASLFNRESFWPTFCNSLLISVVSVSVAIVISFLAAYALSRFKPFGTDFIMFLILSIRMVPGAAVVVPVYLMYAALGWKDGFWPMTLFYAMYSIPFSLWILKGFMGGVSLRFDETGLANNASRFHVIFKVILPQVKPGLIAAFVFNLIFVWNEFLFNFILGGKSTTTIPTLLVTQSYQQGGVDWTFVASLGAIYLLPPVIALYFFQKYLLVGMTFGAVRGEV, encoded by the coding sequence ATGAGCAGCCGGCAGAACTGGAAAACCTACGCGTACTGGGGCGTGCTCTGGCTGGTCGCGCTGGTCTACTTTTTCCCGGTGCTGTGGATAATTTTGTCTGCGTTCAAGACCAAGGAAGACCTGTTGTCGATCCCGCCCAAATGGCTTTTCCAACCTACGCTTGCCAACTTTGCTTCTCTCTTTAACCGGGAAAGCTTTTGGCCGACGTTTTGCAACAGCCTGCTGATTTCGGTGGTATCCGTTTCGGTTGCGATCGTGATCTCGTTTCTGGCCGCTTACGCTTTGTCGCGATTCAAGCCGTTCGGAACGGATTTCATCATGTTCTTGATCCTGTCGATCCGGATGGTGCCGGGCGCCGCGGTGGTCGTACCGGTTTACCTGATGTACGCGGCGTTGGGGTGGAAAGACGGTTTCTGGCCGATGACGTTGTTTTACGCGATGTACAGCATCCCGTTCTCGCTCTGGATTCTGAAAGGGTTCATGGGCGGCGTGTCGCTGCGGTTCGACGAGACCGGCCTGGCCAACAACGCGTCCCGCTTTCACGTGATCTTCAAGGTCATCCTGCCGCAGGTGAAACCCGGATTGATTGCGGCGTTCGTGTTCAACCTGATCTTCGTGTGGAATGAGTTTTTGTTTAATTTCATTCTCGGCGGCAAAAGCACGACGACCATCCCGACCCTGCTCGTCACGCAGTCTTACCAACAGGGCGGCGTCGACTGGACGTTTGTGGCGTCCCTGGGCGCGATTTACCTTTTGCCGCCGGTTATTGCGTTGTACTTTTTTCAGAAATACCTGCTCGTGGGCATGACTTTCGGTGCGGTTCGCGGCGAAGTGTGA